The Chryseobacterium nakagawai genome has a segment encoding these proteins:
- the kdsA gene encoding 3-deoxy-8-phosphooctulonate synthase, with product MIQYLDNIQHKDSKNFFLIAGPCIIEGEDMALRIAEKVINITDKYNIPYIFKGSFKKANRSRVDSFTTIGEEKSLEILKKVGETFNIPTTTDIHENEHAALAAQYVDVLQIPAFLVRQTDLLVAAAKTGKCVSLKKGQFLSPESMKFAVQKITDSDNQKVSIIERGNSFGYTDLIVDYRGIPTMREYAPVILDVTHSLQQPNQSSGVTGGRPDLIETVAKAGIAVGADGIFIETHPTPETALSDGANMLRLDLLEDLLQKLTRIRESIL from the coding sequence ATGATTCAGTATTTAGATAATATTCAGCACAAAGATTCAAAGAACTTTTTCCTTATTGCAGGACCTTGTATTATTGAAGGAGAAGATATGGCATTGAGAATTGCTGAAAAAGTAATCAATATTACAGACAAGTATAATATTCCTTATATTTTTAAAGGGAGTTTCAAAAAGGCGAACAGAAGCCGTGTGGACTCTTTTACAACCATCGGAGAAGAAAAATCTCTTGAAATCCTTAAAAAAGTAGGAGAAACATTCAATATTCCTACGACTACAGACATCCATGAAAATGAGCATGCAGCATTAGCTGCGCAATATGTAGATGTGCTTCAGATTCCTGCATTTCTGGTACGTCAGACAGACCTATTAGTGGCAGCAGCAAAAACAGGAAAATGTGTGTCTTTGAAAAAGGGACAGTTCCTTTCTCCGGAATCCATGAAGTTTGCGGTTCAGAAAATTACAGATTCTGATAACCAGAAAGTATCCATCATAGAAAGAGGAAATTCTTTCGGATATACAGATTTGATCGTAGATTACAGAGGAATTCCCACCATGAGAGAATATGCGCCTGTGATTCTGGATGTTACGCATTCATTACAGCAGCCTAACCAAAGCTCTGGAGTAACAGGAGGAAGACCAGATCTTATTGAAACCGTTGCCAAAGCTGGAATTGCAGTAGGAGCAGACGGAATTTTCATTGAAACTCACCCAACTCCGGAAACCGCATTATCTGATGGTGCCAACATGTTAAGACTAGATTTATTAGAAGATTTGTTACAAAAATTAACAAGAATTAGAGAATCGATTTTGTAA
- a CDS encoding DUF1697 domain-containing protein, translated as MKYCAFLRGVNVKGTNMKMADVCQVFKEAGMKEVASILASGNIVFSSDQQADELKIILEKAMSEYFSYEAFLFIKSHEETAVFWNSIPFEKNGDLHIYGFVGMPGVENVLMGEFEKAAQAENEKAEIVNGIFYWQVPKGNTLDSTFGKVLGKKSLKDQMTSRNVNTFEKILKKME; from the coding sequence ATGAAGTATTGTGCTTTTCTCCGCGGTGTCAATGTAAAAGGAACAAACATGAAAATGGCAGATGTCTGCCAGGTCTTTAAGGAAGCCGGAATGAAAGAGGTGGCTTCTATATTAGCTTCCGGAAATATTGTTTTTTCGTCTGATCAACAGGCTGATGAACTAAAAATAATTCTTGAAAAGGCAATGTCTGAGTATTTTTCCTATGAAGCTTTCCTGTTCATCAAATCTCATGAAGAGACAGCCGTTTTTTGGAATAGTATTCCTTTTGAAAAAAATGGGGATCTTCATATTTACGGTTTTGTTGGAATGCCAGGGGTAGAAAATGTTTTAATGGGAGAATTTGAAAAGGCTGCTCAGGCTGAAAATGAAAAAGCAGAAATTGTCAATGGTATATTTTATTGGCAGGTTCCTAAAGGAAATACTCTGGATTCTACATTTGGAAAAGTCTTAGGAAAGAAAAGCCTAAAAGATCAAATGACTAGCAGGAATGTCAATACTTTTGAGAAGATTTTGAAAAAAATGGAGTAG
- a CDS encoding LTA synthase family protein — MAETQKSRFPMYAVIVTVVFKLLFLLTHYIQEDAFITWRVAQNLLDYGVIGFNGDTKISASTTHLYVFVSYIFNLIFGKEYFIEPLLIFNSILFTIGTLFLSHLVLKNPWHKAIFIFLIGILPPAIKISILGMEYGLLFFLEMSLLYYGFNKGKKWVLTLLPILIMFTRIDTVIFLGIVFLVDLFWTKKIRWNYIFGGILGMLSTVAFNWFYFGEVVNNTITAKKLLYEQQLTFGEHLDYFLVSFGNFWGMLKVPGAFNPITVIVLIFEILCFIYLIRQKEKRNYFLWMIFIFGWVKQVIFISQKSLFDWYYWVPQLLLFVPVLIFVLEQKERRNLWLPLLVIFYIVPMLAFQTIHAIATGNGEWNYRRTIGIFLNKYEKDKNQWILLEPAGYVPYFSGLKTIDEVGLVDKQIQEEIKKDKTNYWINTVKNRKPKYLLSYQNLYEGTNTAYYQTHYKLLKEFRVKDHLKSDNKILEKIYNLKPSGTDYNLYIRVD, encoded by the coding sequence ATGGCAGAAACACAAAAAAGCAGGTTCCCAATGTATGCCGTAATCGTTACGGTAGTTTTTAAACTTCTTTTCTTATTGACACATTACATTCAGGAAGATGCCTTCATCACCTGGAGAGTAGCCCAGAATCTACTGGATTATGGAGTGATTGGCTTCAATGGTGATACTAAGATTTCTGCCTCTACTACCCATTTATACGTTTTTGTATCTTATATTTTCAACCTGATTTTTGGTAAAGAATATTTTATTGAACCTCTTTTAATTTTTAATTCCATATTGTTCACCATAGGAACATTATTCTTATCTCATCTGGTTCTTAAAAACCCTTGGCATAAGGCTATTTTCATCTTTTTAATTGGAATCCTGCCTCCTGCCATTAAGATCTCGATCCTTGGGATGGAGTACGGGCTTTTATTTTTCCTGGAAATGTCTCTATTATATTATGGGTTCAACAAAGGGAAAAAATGGGTGTTAACTCTTCTTCCGATTCTGATTATGTTTACAAGAATTGATACCGTCATATTTCTTGGAATTGTATTTCTGGTTGATCTGTTTTGGACTAAAAAAATCAGATGGAACTATATTTTTGGTGGAATTTTAGGAATGCTTTCAACGGTTGCTTTCAACTGGTTTTATTTTGGAGAAGTCGTTAATAATACCATTACTGCGAAAAAACTCCTTTATGAGCAACAACTGACTTTCGGAGAACATCTTGATTATTTTCTGGTAAGTTTTGGAAACTTTTGGGGAATGCTGAAAGTTCCGGGAGCTTTTAATCCAATTACGGTGATCGTTCTTATTTTTGAAATACTTTGTTTTATTTACCTTATCAGACAAAAAGAAAAGAGAAATTATTTTCTATGGATGATCTTTATCTTCGGATGGGTAAAACAGGTTATTTTTATCTCCCAAAAAAGCTTATTTGACTGGTATTATTGGGTGCCACAGCTCTTGCTTTTCGTTCCGGTTCTTATTTTTGTATTGGAGCAGAAAGAAAGAAGAAACTTATGGCTGCCTTTGCTTGTTATATTCTATATCGTTCCGATGCTGGCTTTCCAGACCATTCATGCCATTGCCACTGGAAATGGGGAATGGAACTACAGAAGAACCATAGGTATATTTCTTAACAAGTATGAAAAAGATAAGAATCAATGGATTTTATTGGAACCTGCGGGGTATGTTCCTTATTTTTCGGGATTAAAAACCATTGATGAAGTTGGGCTGGTAGACAAACAGATTCAGGAGGAGATCAAAAAAGATAAAACGAATTATTGGATCAACACAGTTAAAAATAGGAAACCAAAATATTTACTTTCATACCAAAATCTATATGAAGGTACCAATACAGCATATTATCAAACCCATTATAAATTATTGAAGGAATTTAGGGTCAAAGATCATCTGAAAAGTGACAATAAAATACTGGAAAAGATCTATAATCTGAAGCCTTCCGGAACAGACTATAATTTGTATATTAGAGTGGATTAA
- a CDS encoding glycosyltransferase family 117 protein yields the protein MKNWTFRQWNTVLGWGIFVIAFFTYLSTIEPNFSFWDCGEYISSAVKLEVTHAPGAALFQIVGAVAAIFALGKGENYSIVINAMSALFSALTILFLFWTITHFVRRLLNKDFEEITKHQEISILFAGAVGALCFTFSDTFWFSAVEGEVYSMASMFIALLVWLITKWENEYQAADSERWIILIFFVLGLSVGVHMMCMLATPMVCLVYYARNYKFTWKNFIWANLITLGILIIVFKIIFPLIMTMFGRLEIFFVNGLGLPFHSGTIAAFILMVVICYFLIKYARKAKKNIYQTAALSVVFMMIGFSCWMVIPIRANANPPMNLNDPDTAIGMLDYYNREQYGDWPTIYGQNYTAFLDANGIQKNEDGSFKTKKTGEIYEKDEKTGTYRKTGDRFNYIFSQSQVSLMPRMFNEDKDVMANYISMYGAPDFTFNYANEDVADNPQAKQIFDELRAKYDDKSITAADYLKVKPYNLINVQKPSLLQNMDYFISFQNGYYFVRYLLWNYVGRQNDLEGNMESTKGNWISGIPFIDNVNVGNQDKMPAKFKNESTVAFFFLPLILGLIGFFFQLNRDFGRFYALLSLFIITSVGIIFYTGVKPFEPRERDYAMVGSFYAFAIWIGLGAGAILWFVQSKIKSNGVNIALGVVLLGVPFMMGFQNYNVHDRSNRYTAYDYAYSVLKSLPKNDILFVYGDNDTYPVWAIQETERFRDDVKVVNFTLASTPWNLDQVKRRTYNAMGIPSELTHEDYRDGVNDQIYMMKKEDWEGVFSMLKEQGVPDTEFKDFRKYLTQDSLTLKDAIKFIKFKSPEKDQLLKMYFGEEKYEKYNILPVNKFILPVNKENALKAGIINQADLPNVANQIMITYKGNTLYKNNLILMDLLANFDWKRPINFSSGGIYDSENIFYLNDYLQFDGFSYRLIPIQTLPSADGDMGRVDANNLYNVVKNFRWGNFKDLSAHFDETATSNIISYRMSASRAASALALSGQKAKALEILDLAAKEIPAEKYNDPRSLSSIVTGYIIAGQEQKGLQLAEVLKKGIFDEYDYYLSLSKADQSYVRRQMRTKPMEYSLVVAAVTDAYMKIGQKEKAYAYLVKSIEPIDKKFNAFVKELQQMGKEKAMKESEDVQKITPFYQYLFDVMEPFDSTYSKEKENQITSAIIKVTTQ from the coding sequence ATGAAAAATTGGACTTTTAGGCAATGGAACACCGTCTTAGGATGGGGGATTTTCGTCATTGCGTTTTTCACGTACTTGTCCACAATAGAACCTAATTTCAGTTTTTGGGATTGTGGTGAGTACATTTCTTCTGCAGTAAAACTTGAAGTAACGCATGCTCCCGGAGCGGCTTTATTTCAGATAGTGGGTGCCGTGGCAGCCATTTTTGCATTAGGGAAAGGCGAAAATTACTCCATCGTAATCAACGCGATGTCTGCATTGTTCAGTGCGCTGACTATTTTATTTTTGTTTTGGACGATTACTCATTTTGTGAGAAGATTGCTCAACAAAGATTTTGAAGAAATTACAAAACATCAGGAAATTTCTATCTTGTTTGCCGGAGCAGTAGGAGCACTTTGCTTCACCTTCTCAGATACCTTTTGGTTCTCGGCGGTAGAAGGAGAAGTTTACTCAATGGCTTCTATGTTTATCGCGCTTTTGGTCTGGTTGATTACGAAATGGGAAAATGAGTATCAGGCAGCAGACAGTGAGAGATGGATTATCCTTATTTTCTTCGTTTTAGGGCTTTCCGTTGGGGTACACATGATGTGTATGCTGGCGACTCCTATGGTATGTCTTGTATATTATGCAAGAAACTATAAGTTTACGTGGAAGAATTTTATTTGGGCTAACCTTATCACATTAGGGATTTTGATTATCGTTTTCAAAATTATTTTCCCATTGATCATGACGATGTTCGGAAGATTGGAGATCTTCTTTGTAAACGGTCTTGGGCTTCCTTTCCACTCAGGAACTATTGCCGCATTTATCCTCATGGTAGTGATTTGCTATTTCCTGATTAAGTATGCGAGAAAAGCAAAAAAGAATATATATCAAACAGCTGCTTTATCTGTAGTTTTTATGATGATTGGTTTCTCTTGCTGGATGGTTATTCCGATCAGAGCGAATGCAAATCCGCCAATGAACCTGAATGACCCGGATACTGCCATTGGTATGTTAGATTATTATAACAGAGAGCAGTATGGAGACTGGCCAACTATTTATGGACAAAACTATACGGCTTTCCTTGATGCGAACGGAATTCAAAAGAATGAAGACGGAAGCTTTAAAACGAAAAAGACTGGGGAAATCTACGAAAAAGATGAAAAAACCGGAACCTATAGAAAAACCGGAGATCGATTCAATTATATTTTCAGTCAATCTCAAGTAAGCTTAATGCCAAGAATGTTTAATGAGGATAAAGATGTAATGGCCAACTACATATCAATGTATGGAGCTCCTGATTTTACATTCAATTACGCAAATGAAGATGTGGCAGATAACCCTCAGGCTAAACAGATCTTTGATGAACTGAGAGCTAAATATGATGATAAATCTATTACGGCTGCAGACTATTTAAAGGTAAAACCTTATAACCTTATTAATGTTCAGAAGCCATCATTGCTTCAGAATATGGATTATTTTATTTCTTTCCAGAATGGATATTACTTTGTAAGATACCTGCTTTGGAACTATGTAGGAAGACAGAATGATCTTGAAGGAAATATGGAGAGCACAAAAGGAAACTGGATTTCCGGAATTCCTTTTATTGATAATGTAAACGTAGGAAATCAGGATAAAATGCCGGCTAAGTTTAAGAATGAAAGTACGGTAGCATTTTTCTTCCTTCCATTAATTTTAGGATTAATCGGATTCTTTTTCCAATTGAACAGAGACTTTGGAAGATTCTATGCTTTATTATCCTTATTTATTATTACCAGTGTCGGAATTATTTTCTATACAGGAGTAAAACCTTTCGAACCAAGAGAAAGAGATTATGCAATGGTAGGTTCATTCTACGCTTTTGCCATCTGGATTGGATTGGGTGCCGGTGCTATTTTATGGTTCGTACAGTCTAAGATAAAATCTAATGGAGTTAATATTGCACTGGGAGTTGTTTTATTAGGAGTTCCTTTTATGATGGGCTTCCAGAATTACAATGTTCACGACAGAAGTAACAGATATACGGCTTATGATTATGCTTATTCAGTATTAAAATCATTACCAAAGAATGACATCCTATTCGTATATGGTGATAACGATACTTATCCGGTTTGGGCAATTCAGGAAACAGAAAGATTCAGAGATGATGTAAAAGTGGTCAACTTCACCCTTGCTTCGACGCCTTGGAATCTTGATCAGGTAAAAAGAAGAACTTACAACGCAATGGGGATTCCAAGCGAATTGACTCACGAAGATTACAGAGATGGAGTAAATGACCAAATCTATATGATGAAGAAGGAAGATTGGGAAGGTGTTTTCTCTATGCTGAAAGAACAAGGAGTTCCGGATACAGAATTCAAGGACTTCAGAAAGTACCTAACACAGGATTCTTTAACCCTGAAAGATGCCATTAAGTTTATCAAATTTAAATCTCCTGAGAAAGATCAGTTACTGAAAATGTATTTCGGAGAAGAGAAATATGAAAAGTATAACATTCTTCCGGTAAACAAATTTATTCTTCCTGTGAATAAAGAAAATGCTTTAAAAGCAGGAATTATCAACCAGGCAGATCTTCCGAATGTAGCCAATCAAATTATGATTACTTATAAAGGAAATACCTTATATAAAAACAACCTGATCCTAATGGATTTATTGGCAAATTTCGATTGGAAACGTCCAATTAACTTCTCTTCAGGGGGTATTTATGACAGTGAAAACATTTTCTATCTTAACGATTATCTTCAGTTTGACGGATTCAGCTACAGATTAATCCCAATTCAAACACTACCATCAGCAGATGGAGATATGGGAAGAGTAGATGCCAACAATCTTTATAATGTGGTGAAAAACTTCAGATGGGGGAACTTTAAAGATCTAAGCGCTCACTTTGATGAAACAGCAACCTCTAACATCATCAGCTACAGAATGTCAGCAAGTAGAGCTGCTTCAGCATTAGCATTAAGCGGACAGAAAGCTAAGGCATTAGAAATTCTGGATCTTGCAGCAAAAGAAATTCCTGCTGAAAAATACAATGATCCACGTTCATTAAGCTCAATTGTAACAGGATATATTATTGCAGGACAGGAGCAAAAAGGATTACAGCTGGCAGAAGTACTTAAAAAAGGAATCTTTGATGAGTATGACTATTACTTAAGCCTTTCTAAAGCGGATCAAAGCTATGTGAGAAGACAAATGAGAACAAAACCAATGGAATATTCTCTTGTAGTAGCAGCGGTTACAGATGCTTATATGAAGATCGGACAAAAAGAAAAAGCCTATGCTTACCTGGTGAAATCCATCGAGCCGATTGATAAGAAATTCAATGCTTTTGTGAAGGAACTTCAGCAGATGGGCAAAGAAAAAGCAATGAAGGAATCTGAAGATGTTCAAAAGATCACTCCATTCTACCAATATTTATTTGATGTAATGGAACCTTTTGATTCAACTTATTCTAAGGAAAAAGAAAATCAGATTACTTCAGCAATCATCAAAGTAACAACACAATAA
- a CDS encoding PLP-dependent cysteine synthase family protein, with protein sequence MSNVYDNILGLIGHTPMVKLNTVTKDIPATVYAKLESYNPGHSTKDRIALHIIENAEKRGLLKEDSVVVETTSGNTGFSIAMVCIIKGYKCILAVSDKTKPEKIAYLKALGATVYICPANVAADDPRSYYEVAKRIALETPNSIYINQYFNELNIDAHYQTTGPEIWEQTEGKITHLFACTGTGGTLSGSAKFLKEKNPDIKIIGVDADGSILKSYHETGEIHKEDVHPYQIEGMGKNLIPAALLFDKVDEFVRVNDEMSAYRTREIALKEAIMGGYTTGAVTQGLIQYAKSHELTENDMVVLIYPDHGSRYITKVYSDKWMAEQGFVNNCVHNYDEVFKTEFIK encoded by the coding sequence ATGAGTAATGTTTACGATAATATTCTTGGCCTAATAGGACATACTCCTATGGTGAAGCTAAATACTGTTACAAAAGATATTCCAGCAACCGTTTATGCCAAGTTAGAATCATATAATCCTGGACATTCCACCAAAGACCGAATCGCACTTCATATTATTGAGAACGCAGAGAAAAGAGGCTTATTGAAAGAAGATTCTGTAGTTGTAGAAACTACATCCGGAAATACTGGGTTTTCTATTGCAATGGTATGTATCATTAAGGGATATAAATGTATTCTTGCGGTAAGTGATAAAACCAAACCGGAAAAAATCGCTTATCTTAAGGCTTTAGGAGCTACGGTTTATATATGTCCTGCCAACGTAGCGGCGGATGATCCGAGATCTTATTATGAAGTAGCGAAAAGAATCGCTTTGGAAACTCCCAATTCTATTTACATCAATCAGTACTTTAATGAACTGAATATTGATGCCCATTACCAGACCACAGGTCCTGAAATCTGGGAACAGACAGAAGGTAAGATCACTCACCTTTTTGCCTGTACCGGTACAGGAGGTACGTTATCTGGTTCAGCAAAGTTTTTGAAGGAGAAAAACCCGGATATTAAAATTATTGGGGTGGATGCAGATGGTTCTATATTAAAAAGCTATCACGAGACGGGTGAGATTCACAAGGAAGATGTACATCCTTATCAAATTGAGGGAATGGGGAAAAATTTAATCCCTGCCGCTCTTCTTTTCGATAAGGTAGATGAGTTTGTAAGGGTAAATGATGAGATGTCTGCCTACAGAACCCGTGAAATTGCTTTGAAGGAAGCTATTATGGGAGGGTATACGACAGGAGCTGTAACGCAGGGACTGATACAATATGCAAAGTCTCATGAATTAACCGAAAATGATATGGTTGTATTAATCTACCCTGACCACGGTTCAAGATACATCACTAAAGTATATAGTGATAAATGGATGGCCGAACAGGGATTTGTTAATAACTGTGTCCACAATTATGACGAAGTCTTTAAGACTGAGTTTATCAAATAG
- a CDS encoding aminotransferase class I/II-fold pyridoxal phosphate-dependent enzyme, protein MDIFERIKENPGPLGQFADYGEGYFIFPRLEGPIGPRMQFQGREVIFWSANDYLGLCNHPEVIEADAKAAAEYGMFYPMGARAMSGETDQHLQLERELADFVQKESAYLLNFGYQGMVSTIDALVSRNDVIVYDMDSHACIVDGVRLHAGKRFTYKHNDMESLEKNLQRATKVAEETGGGILVITEGVFGMRGQQGKIKEICELKSKYQFRLLVDDAHGFGTLGKTGAGVGEEQDCNDQIDVYFSTFAKSMAGFGAFLAGDKEIIRYLKFNLRSQIFAKSLTMPMVIGGLKRLELLRSRPEIKAKLWENVEKLQSGLKERGFNIGDTNTCVTPVMMQGTPVEATLLVKDLRENYGIFTSVVVYPVIPKGMILLRLIPTASHTDSEINETLAAFEAIHDKLVSGYYKEQEQLLLQEQGLSFKPI, encoded by the coding sequence TTGGATATTTTTGAAAGGATAAAAGAAAATCCAGGACCTCTTGGACAATTTGCAGATTACGGAGAAGGCTATTTTATTTTCCCAAGATTAGAGGGACCTATCGGCCCGAGAATGCAATTTCAGGGTAGAGAAGTAATTTTCTGGAGTGCCAATGATTATTTAGGATTGTGTAATCATCCTGAAGTAATTGAAGCAGATGCCAAGGCGGCTGCAGAATATGGAATGTTCTATCCAATGGGAGCAAGAGCGATGTCTGGAGAAACAGATCAGCACCTTCAATTGGAAAGAGAATTGGCAGACTTCGTACAAAAAGAATCAGCATATTTATTAAATTTCGGTTACCAGGGAATGGTTTCTACCATTGATGCTTTGGTAAGCAGAAATGACGTTATTGTTTATGATATGGATTCTCATGCCTGCATCGTGGATGGAGTAAGACTTCATGCTGGTAAAAGATTTACCTACAAGCACAACGATATGGAAAGTCTTGAGAAAAACCTTCAGAGAGCTACCAAAGTAGCAGAAGAAACAGGAGGAGGAATCCTTGTGATCACTGAAGGGGTTTTCGGAATGAGAGGCCAGCAGGGAAAAATTAAAGAAATTTGCGAACTTAAATCAAAATACCAGTTCAGGCTTTTAGTAGATGATGCTCACGGTTTCGGAACACTAGGTAAAACGGGTGCCGGAGTAGGTGAAGAGCAAGACTGTAATGATCAGATAGACGTATATTTCTCTACTTTTGCAAAATCAATGGCTGGTTTCGGAGCATTCCTTGCGGGTGACAAAGAAATCATCAGATACCTGAAGTTTAACCTAAGATCACAAATCTTTGCAAAATCTCTTACGATGCCAATGGTAATCGGAGGATTGAAAAGATTAGAGCTATTGAGATCGAGACCAGAAATCAAAGCTAAACTTTGGGAAAATGTAGAAAAATTACAGAGCGGATTAAAAGAAAGAGGATTCAACATCGGAGATACGAATACTTGTGTTACTCCGGTAATGATGCAGGGAACTCCTGTAGAAGCTACTCTATTGGTAAAAGATCTTAGAGAGAATTACGGGATCTTTACTTCAGTAGTAGTCTATCCGGTAATTCCTAAGGGAATGATTCTTTTAAGACTGATTCCTACCGCTTCTCATACGGATTCAGAAATTAATGAAACTCTGGCCGCGTTTGAAGCGATTCACGATAAACTAGTAAGTGGTTACTATAAAGAGCAGGAACAATTATTACTGCAGGAACAGGGATTAAGTTTTAAACCGATCTAA
- a CDS encoding DMT family transporter codes for MQIKLRGYLLGVLSAVSYGLIPIFILPIKHAHFSMDITLFYRFFFSAIMVGGYLIYSKQNFRINKKETLILAILGVCYALSSEFLFIGYDFLTPGIASTVLFIYPVIVALIMFFFYKEKLTKLSIASLFLAFAGVIVLCLKGNGFEINFAGLGIVMLSSLFYALYMVIVNKSKLKVSGFKLTFYSMLFTSVFFMSKSVIAHQSFAIPSMTVFVNFLIFAFLTTVISSLCLVYAIKSIGSTPVAILGALEPVVAVMVSVFMFNEKFTTNLLIGITLILMGVILNVISDRKSSVHT; via the coding sequence ATGCAAATAAAACTTAGGGGTTATTTATTGGGTGTTTTGTCGGCGGTTTCATATGGATTGATTCCGATTTTTATCCTACCGATCAAGCATGCTCATTTTTCCATGGATATTACACTGTTTTACAGGTTTTTCTTTTCAGCCATAATGGTGGGTGGATATCTCATTTATTCCAAACAAAATTTCAGAATCAATAAAAAGGAAACCTTAATATTAGCCATTCTGGGAGTATGCTATGCTCTTTCCTCTGAATTTCTGTTTATAGGATATGATTTTCTTACCCCGGGAATTGCTTCTACAGTTTTATTTATTTATCCCGTGATTGTAGCATTGATTATGTTTTTCTTTTATAAAGAGAAACTCACCAAATTGTCTATTGCTTCATTATTTCTTGCCTTTGCCGGAGTCATTGTTTTATGCCTGAAAGGAAATGGCTTTGAAATCAATTTTGCAGGATTGGGAATCGTTATGCTGAGTTCATTGTTTTATGCCCTTTATATGGTGATCGTCAATAAATCAAAACTGAAAGTTTCCGGGTTTAAACTTACCTTCTACTCGATGCTTTTTACGTCTGTATTTTTTATGAGCAAGTCTGTTATTGCACATCAATCATTTGCGATCCCTTCAATGACAGTTTTTGTTAACTTTCTTATTTTTGCATTCCTTACTACCGTTATTTCCAGTTTATGTCTGGTGTATGCTATTAAGAGCATTGGTTCTACTCCGGTTGCTATTTTAGGTGCATTGGAACCCGTTGTTGCTGTAATGGTAAGTGTCTTTATGTTTAATGAAAAGTTTACCACCAACTTACTGATTGGGATCACGCTTATTTTAATGGGCGTAATACTGAATGTTATTTCTGACCGAAAGAGCTCAGTTCATACCTAA